The following are from one region of the Coffea eugenioides isolate CCC68of chromosome 2, Ceug_1.0, whole genome shotgun sequence genome:
- the LOC113762734 gene encoding sugar transporter ERD6-like 5 isoform X2 — protein sequence MEPQSIVDFDEEASNPLLRRASPDTESREDAEAGKISSPASSGATALVIFSTLISVLGSYVFGTAVGFSSPAQSGIVNDLGLSIAEYSVFGSIWTIGAMLGAIISGKIADFFGRRVAMGFAELFCLVGWTAISFSQNAWLLDIGRFLAGYGVGILSYVVPVYIAEITPKNLRGAFTSVNQLMICCGGSVMYVIGNFTSWRTLALIGTIPCILQLLGLFLIPESPRWLAKMDKWKECETSLQRLRGDNANISQEAAEIIVAFRLSFMMIDLFQRKYAHGLIVGVGLMVLQQFGGVNAIAYYASAIFESAGVSSRTGTLAMVVIQVPMTLLGTLLTDKSGRVPLLMISATGTLLGCFLTGLSFLLQDLQLWKDSPLLALIGVLIFTGSFSLGMGGIPWVIMSEIFPINVKGLAGSLVTVVNWLGSWIISYSFNFLTKWISSAGTFFLFSVASGLTIIFVAKLVPETKGRTLEEIQASMVLFTRKS from the exons ATGGAGCCACAAAGCATAGTTGATTTTGATGAAGAAGCCAGCAACCCTTTACTTAGAAGAGCAAGTCCTGACACAGAAAGCCGTGAAGATGCTGAGGCTGGGAAGATTAGCAGCCCTGCTTCTTCTGGTGCCACAGCTTTGGTGATATTCAGCACTTTGATTTCTGTCCTGGGTTCCTATGTCTTTGGAACTGCA GTGGGATTTTCTTCTCCTGCTCAATCTGGAATTGTAAATGACCTAGGCCTCTCAATAGCTGAG TATTCCGTATTTGGTTCAATATGGACAATTGGAGCAATGCTTGGTGCAATAATAAGTGGGAAGATAGCAGATTTCTTTGGAAGGAGAGTG GCAATGGGGTTCGCAGAATTGTTTTGTCTTGTGGGCTGGACCGCAATTTCATTCTCACAG AATGCTTGGTTGCTTGACATTGGACGGTTTTTAGCAGGATATGGAGTTGGGATTCTGTCATACGTG GTACCTGTATATATAGCTGAAATAACACCTAAAAATCTTCGAGGAGCATTTACATCAGTCAATCAG TTGATGATATGCTGCGGGGGGTCAGTGATGTATGTTATTGGAAATTTCACCTCCTGGCGTACACTGGCTCTGATTG GAACCATTCCATGTATACTGCAGTTGCTAGGCCTTTTTTTAATTCCAGAATCCCCCAGGTGGCTG GCTAAGATGGATAAGTGGAAAGAATGTGAAACTTCTTTGCAGCGCCTTAGGGGAGACAATGCCAATATTTCTCAAGAAGCAGCTGAAATCATAGTAGCATTCAGACTCTCTTTTAT GATGATTGACTTATTCCAGAGGAAATATGCTCACGGACTCATT GTTGGAGTGGGTCTAATGGTATTGCAACAATTCGGAGGGGTTAACGCCATTGCTTATTATGCAAGCGCAATTTTTGAGTCAGCAG GTGTTTCTAGTAGGACTGGGACTTTGGCCATGGTTGTTATTCAG GTTCCAATGACCCTTTTGGGGACTCTCCTAACCGATAAATCTGGAAGGGTACCACTGCTAATG ATTTCTGCAACTGGAACATTGTTGGGTTGTTTCTTAACAGGATTGTCATTCTTACTACAG GACCTTCAACTCTGGAAGGACAGTCCATTATTAGCATTAATCGGTGTACTG ATCTTTACAGGATCTTTCTCATTAGGGATGGGCGGAATTCCTTGGGTTATAATGTCAGAG ATATTTCCAATAAATGTGAAAGGTCTTGCTGGAAGCCTGGTGACAGTTGTGAACTGGCTTGGTTCTTGGATTATTTCCTATTCTTTCAATTTCCTTACAAAATGGATCAGCTCTGCAG gGACATTTTTCTTGTTCTCAGTCGCAAGTGGTTTAACTATCATATTCGTTGCAAAGCTTGTTCCTGAGACTAAAGGGCGTACCCTGGAAGAAATTCAAGCATCCATGGTTTTGTTTACAaggaaaagctga
- the LOC113762734 gene encoding sugar transporter ERD6-like 5 isoform X1, with product MEPQSIVDFDEEASNPLLRRASPDTESREDAEAGKISSPASSGATALVIFSTLISVLGSYVFGTAVGFSSPAQSGIVNDLGLSIAEYSVFGSIWTIGAMLGAIISGKIADFFGRRVAMGFAELFCLVGWTAISFSQNAWLLDIGRFLAGYGVGILSYVVPVYIAEITPKNLRGAFTSVNQLMICCGGSVMYVIGNFTSWRTLALIGTIPCILQLLGLFLIPESPRWLAKMDKWKECETSLQRLRGDNANISQEAAEIIEYTEMLKQLSDTRMIDLFQRKYAHGLIVGVGLMVLQQFGGVNAIAYYASAIFESAGVSSRTGTLAMVVIQVPMTLLGTLLTDKSGRVPLLMISATGTLLGCFLTGLSFLLQDLQLWKDSPLLALIGVLIFTGSFSLGMGGIPWVIMSEIFPINVKGLAGSLVTVVNWLGSWIISYSFNFLTKWISSAGTFFLFSVASGLTIIFVAKLVPETKGRTLEEIQASMVLFTRKS from the exons ATGGAGCCACAAAGCATAGTTGATTTTGATGAAGAAGCCAGCAACCCTTTACTTAGAAGAGCAAGTCCTGACACAGAAAGCCGTGAAGATGCTGAGGCTGGGAAGATTAGCAGCCCTGCTTCTTCTGGTGCCACAGCTTTGGTGATATTCAGCACTTTGATTTCTGTCCTGGGTTCCTATGTCTTTGGAACTGCA GTGGGATTTTCTTCTCCTGCTCAATCTGGAATTGTAAATGACCTAGGCCTCTCAATAGCTGAG TATTCCGTATTTGGTTCAATATGGACAATTGGAGCAATGCTTGGTGCAATAATAAGTGGGAAGATAGCAGATTTCTTTGGAAGGAGAGTG GCAATGGGGTTCGCAGAATTGTTTTGTCTTGTGGGCTGGACCGCAATTTCATTCTCACAG AATGCTTGGTTGCTTGACATTGGACGGTTTTTAGCAGGATATGGAGTTGGGATTCTGTCATACGTG GTACCTGTATATATAGCTGAAATAACACCTAAAAATCTTCGAGGAGCATTTACATCAGTCAATCAG TTGATGATATGCTGCGGGGGGTCAGTGATGTATGTTATTGGAAATTTCACCTCCTGGCGTACACTGGCTCTGATTG GAACCATTCCATGTATACTGCAGTTGCTAGGCCTTTTTTTAATTCCAGAATCCCCCAGGTGGCTG GCTAAGATGGATAAGTGGAAAGAATGTGAAACTTCTTTGCAGCGCCTTAGGGGAGACAATGCCAATATTTCTCAAGAAGCAGCTGAAATCATA GAGTATACTGAAATGCTTAAACAATTGTCTGACACTAGGATGATTGACTTATTCCAGAGGAAATATGCTCACGGACTCATT GTTGGAGTGGGTCTAATGGTATTGCAACAATTCGGAGGGGTTAACGCCATTGCTTATTATGCAAGCGCAATTTTTGAGTCAGCAG GTGTTTCTAGTAGGACTGGGACTTTGGCCATGGTTGTTATTCAG GTTCCAATGACCCTTTTGGGGACTCTCCTAACCGATAAATCTGGAAGGGTACCACTGCTAATG ATTTCTGCAACTGGAACATTGTTGGGTTGTTTCTTAACAGGATTGTCATTCTTACTACAG GACCTTCAACTCTGGAAGGACAGTCCATTATTAGCATTAATCGGTGTACTG ATCTTTACAGGATCTTTCTCATTAGGGATGGGCGGAATTCCTTGGGTTATAATGTCAGAG ATATTTCCAATAAATGTGAAAGGTCTTGCTGGAAGCCTGGTGACAGTTGTGAACTGGCTTGGTTCTTGGATTATTTCCTATTCTTTCAATTTCCTTACAAAATGGATCAGCTCTGCAG gGACATTTTTCTTGTTCTCAGTCGCAAGTGGTTTAACTATCATATTCGTTGCAAAGCTTGTTCCTGAGACTAAAGGGCGTACCCTGGAAGAAATTCAAGCATCCATGGTTTTGTTTACAaggaaaagctga
- the LOC113762734 gene encoding sugar transporter ERD6-like 5 isoform X3, with translation MQVGFSSPAQSGIVNDLGLSIAEYSVFGSIWTIGAMLGAIISGKIADFFGRRVAMGFAELFCLVGWTAISFSQNAWLLDIGRFLAGYGVGILSYVVPVYIAEITPKNLRGAFTSVNQLMICCGGSVMYVIGNFTSWRTLALIGTIPCILQLLGLFLIPESPRWLAKMDKWKECETSLQRLRGDNANISQEAAEIIEYTEMLKQLSDTRMIDLFQRKYAHGLIVGVGLMVLQQFGGVNAIAYYASAIFESAGVSSRTGTLAMVVIQVPMTLLGTLLTDKSGRVPLLMISATGTLLGCFLTGLSFLLQDLQLWKDSPLLALIGVLIFTGSFSLGMGGIPWVIMSEIFPINVKGLAGSLVTVVNWLGSWIISYSFNFLTKWISSAGTFFLFSVASGLTIIFVAKLVPETKGRTLEEIQASMVLFTRKS, from the exons ATGCAGGTGGGATTTTCTTCTCCTGCTCAATCTGGAATTGTAAATGACCTAGGCCTCTCAATAGCTGAG TATTCCGTATTTGGTTCAATATGGACAATTGGAGCAATGCTTGGTGCAATAATAAGTGGGAAGATAGCAGATTTCTTTGGAAGGAGAGTG GCAATGGGGTTCGCAGAATTGTTTTGTCTTGTGGGCTGGACCGCAATTTCATTCTCACAG AATGCTTGGTTGCTTGACATTGGACGGTTTTTAGCAGGATATGGAGTTGGGATTCTGTCATACGTG GTACCTGTATATATAGCTGAAATAACACCTAAAAATCTTCGAGGAGCATTTACATCAGTCAATCAG TTGATGATATGCTGCGGGGGGTCAGTGATGTATGTTATTGGAAATTTCACCTCCTGGCGTACACTGGCTCTGATTG GAACCATTCCATGTATACTGCAGTTGCTAGGCCTTTTTTTAATTCCAGAATCCCCCAGGTGGCTG GCTAAGATGGATAAGTGGAAAGAATGTGAAACTTCTTTGCAGCGCCTTAGGGGAGACAATGCCAATATTTCTCAAGAAGCAGCTGAAATCATA GAGTATACTGAAATGCTTAAACAATTGTCTGACACTAGGATGATTGACTTATTCCAGAGGAAATATGCTCACGGACTCATT GTTGGAGTGGGTCTAATGGTATTGCAACAATTCGGAGGGGTTAACGCCATTGCTTATTATGCAAGCGCAATTTTTGAGTCAGCAG GTGTTTCTAGTAGGACTGGGACTTTGGCCATGGTTGTTATTCAG GTTCCAATGACCCTTTTGGGGACTCTCCTAACCGATAAATCTGGAAGGGTACCACTGCTAATG ATTTCTGCAACTGGAACATTGTTGGGTTGTTTCTTAACAGGATTGTCATTCTTACTACAG GACCTTCAACTCTGGAAGGACAGTCCATTATTAGCATTAATCGGTGTACTG ATCTTTACAGGATCTTTCTCATTAGGGATGGGCGGAATTCCTTGGGTTATAATGTCAGAG ATATTTCCAATAAATGTGAAAGGTCTTGCTGGAAGCCTGGTGACAGTTGTGAACTGGCTTGGTTCTTGGATTATTTCCTATTCTTTCAATTTCCTTACAAAATGGATCAGCTCTGCAG gGACATTTTTCTTGTTCTCAGTCGCAAGTGGTTTAACTATCATATTCGTTGCAAAGCTTGTTCCTGAGACTAAAGGGCGTACCCTGGAAGAAATTCAAGCATCCATGGTTTTGTTTACAaggaaaagctga
- the LOC113760200 gene encoding protein DMP10, which produces MDLQPCLEQQQQSHANDSTPNGKPYCNSIQHPVHKTLATAANLANLLPTGTVLAFRTLTPSFSNKGRCQPSNKYLTAFLIGFSTVICFFSSFTDSFFDKHDGKLYYGIATFKGLYVFNNECRDHDEKSEGEDMKELSEYRIRWIDFVHAFVSLLVFLIFALSDTDVQNCFFPEAGSNMDALFMNLPLGAGIFSSFLFTIFPTIRRGIGYADLPTRAK; this is translated from the coding sequence ATGGATCTTCAACCATGTCTAGAACAGCAACAACAATCCCATGCAAATGATTCAACACCAAATGGAAAACCATATTGTAATTCAATACAACATCCGGTGCACAAAACCTTAGCCACAGCCGCCAATCTTGCAAACCTTCTGCCAACAGGAACAGTCCTAGCATTTCGAACTCTCACCCCTTCATTTTCCAACAAAGGAAGATGCCAACCTTCCAACAAGTATCTCACTGCATTTCTTATCGGATTCTCCACGGTTATCTGCTTTTTTTCCTCATTTACTGATAGCTTCTTTGATAAACATGACGGGAAGTTGTACTATGGGATTGCAACTTTCAAGGGCTTGTACGTTTTCAACAATGAATGTCGTGATCATGATGAGAAATCAGAGGGAGAAGACATGAAGGAATTGTCCGAGTATAGAATTCGTTGGATAGACTTTGTCCATGCATTTGTGtcacttcttgttttcttgatctTTGCTCTGAGTGATACTGATGTTCAAAATTGCTTCTTTCCGGAAGCAGGATCAAATATGGATGCTTTGTTCATGAATTTGCCATTGGGAGCTGGGATTTTCTCAAGCTTTTTGTTCACTATCTTTCCTACTATTCGTAGAGGTATTGGATATGCTGATTTGCCTACCCGTGCAAAATAA
- the LOC113762452 gene encoding protein FANTASTIC FOUR 1 produces the protein MITFCKKSVHNFLGSSNTNDNGTVDLPSFLHHHHQNTTSDGQQPPDAIEKTPHFSNLFGTSTTLATRTKRDPGGMGFVGGSVDGLMSCTESLGFESSDERRVDDQIENLDVIEELCSRRESMAGSRWKREHVKREARQFPPPLSSLNQDGKPTFFLRPVRKDGKLELQEVKIGRQEILRASREDGRLRLHLIKNEDEDFEEEEEEEEEEEEEEEEEVEERAVQEEENMQKFQENVQEMEEGQIGEEEVKEMVEERAEGWQIPANQGGGGEGFLRCHEQVSHHQNHHHHHHGRHGHHHDLNVWRQHCLTIR, from the coding sequence ATGATTACCTTTTGCAAGAAAAGTGTACACAACTTCTTAGGCTCTTCAAACACCAATGACAATGGAACAGTAGACCTACCATCCTTCTTGCACCACCACCACCAAAATACTACCTCCGACGGCCAGCAACCGCCTGATGCCATCGAGAAAACACCACATTTCTCCAATCTTTTTGGTACTAGTACAACTTTGGCAACAAGAACCAAGAGGGATCCTGGTGGAATGGGTTTTGTTGGAGGGAGTGTAGATGGATTGATGTCTTGTACAGAGAGTCTAGGATTCGAGAGCTCAGATGAGAGAAGGGTTGATGATCAAATTGAGAATTTAGATGTCATTGAGGAGTTGTGTTCGAGAAGAGAATCAATGGCTGGATCAAGATGGAAAAGAGAACATGTAAAAAGAGAGGCAAGGCAGTTTCCACCGCCATTATCTTCCTTGAATCAAGATGGTAAGCCAACTTTCTTCCTTCGCCCCGTGAGGAAAGACGGCAAGTTAGAGCTTCAAGAAGTGAAAATAGGCCGGCAGGAGATTTTGCGTGCTTCTCGGGAAGATGGAAGGCTTAGACTACATCTCATCAAGaatgaagatgaagattttgaagaagaagaagaagaagaggaggaggaggaggaggaagaggaggaggaggtggagGAAAGAGCagtacaagaagaagaaaacatgcaaaaatttcaagaaaatgttCAAGAAATGGAGGAAGGACAGATTGGGGAAGAGGAAGTGAAAGAGATGGTGGAAGAAAGGGCTGAAGGGTGGCAAATTCCGGCGAACCAAGGTGGTGGTGGGGAGGGTTTTCTAAGATGTCATGAGCAAGTGAGCCACCATCaaaaccaccaccaccaccaccatggACGCCATGGCCACCATCATGACTTGAATGTCTGGAGGCAACATTGTCTGACAATCAGGTGA